GGTATTGATCTTTCCTTTGATCTGATGGCAGCACTTCCCGGTCAAAGCATCCAGATGGCACTACAGGATATTGACACCGTAGTATCGCTCGGTGATCCGGGGCATATCAGTCTCTACTGCCTGACTGTAGAGGAGGGCACAGAGCTTGCAAGAAGAGTCTCAAAACGCGAGCTGAAGGTGTGGGATGATGATGGCCAGATGGAGTTGCTGGAAAGATTGTGGGACCGACTTGGCCAGCTGGGGTATGAGCACTATGAAGTATCGAACTTTGCAAGAAATGGACGATATTGCAAGCACAACCTTGTGTATTGGAACCTGGATACCTATCTAGGATTGGGAAGTAGCGCTGCTTCATTCCTGCAATCTGAAAGCCATTCATGGCATTACAGCCAGCAGGAAGCCCTTCACGCTTTTGCTGAAGGAACATTGTTTGATGGGTATGAAAAAGAAAAGCTTGACTGTGACCAACTGGTAGAAGAATACCTGATGATGGCACTCCGCACAAATCATGGTATTGAAAAGCGACATTTCAAAGCACGCTTTTCCCTTGATTTTGATTTACTATTCTCAAAAACCATTGCAAATCTTGATCCTCTTTGGTACAACGATACCTCGTATCTATTTGTATTATCGAAAGTTGGATGGATGGTTCTTGATGAGATTGTCCTACGGCTCGCTCTCCAAATTCCGCAACCCCTTGACCGCCACTAGCGCATATGATAGGTTAAATGGGCTATAGATTTCATGATATTTTACTAAATAAGAGGTTCAATTATGTCCGGCCATAGTAAATGGGCTACCATTAAACACAAGAAGGGTGCTGCTGACGCTAAACGCGGCCAGAAGTTCACGAAGCTGATCAAAGAAATTTCCGTTGCTGCCAAGATGGGTGGCGCTGACCCCGACTCCAATGCACGGCTTCGTACTGCTATTCTCAAGGCTCGTGCAGAGAATATGCCCAAGGACAATATTGACAGGGCAATCAAGAAAGGTTCTGGTGAGTTGGAAAACTCCACATACTATGAACTGACGTATGAAGGATATGCAGTTGGTGGTGTAGCTCTTATTATCGACACCCTTACCGACAATAAGAATCGCACTGCAAGTGACGTTCGTTCCACGCTTACAAAGAACGGAGGAACACTGGGCAATAGCGGTTGTGTATCGTACATGTTCCAGACAAAGGGAATCATAACCTACGATTCATCCAAGTACACTGAAGAACAGATTTTCGAAGTGGCATTGGAAAATGGTGCTGATGATGTAACGACTTCTGATGAAGTAATTGAAGTAATTACTACTCCAAGTGACTTTGCAAATGTTCTGGAAGCCATGCAGGCAGCTGGATTTGAGCAGGAAAGCGCCGAGGTAGAGAAAGTGGCAGACCAGACCGTCACACTTGACACCGAGAAAGCCCGCAAAGTACTCAAGATCATCGATAAGCTTGAAGAGTTGGATGATGTCCAGCAAGTCTCTTCCAACCTGGAATTGCCCGATGATTTTGAGGATAGTGACGAAGAATAAGGCATGCGAATCCTAGGAATTGATCCAGGATATGCACAGACAGGCTGGGGTGTTGTCGAATCTGATGGGCAGCATAACCGGCCTGTTTCTTTTGGTGTCATCAAAACCAGTACTTCACAACCAGACAGTCAAAGGATACACTTTATAGCGAAATCGGTTGGACAGTTGGCTGAAGACCACCATGTGGATGTTTGTGCCATGGAGGACATCTTTTTTACCAAGAATGTCAGTTCTGCCATCCCGGTTGCGAAGGTGATCGGTGCATGTATACACCAGATGGGATTGCAAGAGCTCCCAGTCAAGTTGTACAGCCCTCCCACCATCAAGAGTGTTGTGACGGGTTTTGGTGGTGCAGAGAAGCATCAGGTGCAGGAGATGGTTCGTATCTTGCTGGGTTTTGAAACCATTCCCCGTCCTGATCACGCCGCGGATGCCTTAGCTGTTGCAATCTGCTTTGCTGTCTATGATTTTTCAAGAATAAGGATGAAATTGCCATGATCAACGCACTGATTGGAGACATCGTATCCATAGAAGAAGGAACCCTTTTTTTACGATGCGGCCATATCGAGTATACGCTTTCGGTCTCCAGCCAGACTGCCAGCACACTCAGCAATCTCTCGCTTGAAGCCCGTAGGGGGGTGAGGATCATGACTGTGCTGGTTCATAGAGAGGACAGCATGTCACTCTTCGGTTTTTCTGATGCGGATGAGCGTGAAGCTTTTCTTCAGTTACAGACAGTATCGGGAATCGGGTCTAAGCAGGCACTTAAGATCCTCAGTGGTATCAACGTTCGAAACCTAGCAGAGGCATTGGATAGTGGAAACCTGAAGTTGCTTTCATCCATTCCTGGAATTGGGCCGAAAACCGGACAGAAGATGATCCTTGCCCTGAGAAATGTACTGGTCTTGGATGAGGATAAAGGAAGAAGCCAGGGTGGAACAAGAAAACAAGCTCATCACCCATACAGTGACATTATCAATGCACTTGTAGATATGGGGTATGATCGTCGTCTTGTCGAGGAAACCGTGGACAAGGTCACTGAGAACCAGGCTTCTGAGCTCGAGAAGATGAGTCACCATGATGCTGAGGAACATTTGTTCCGTTTAAGCATCAAGCTGCTCGGATGACAGGGATACAATGCATATGGAAACCAATCAACCGGATTTACACGAACTGATACAAAACTCCGTGACCTCTTCTTCCTTTCAGGAAGAGGGGGACAGACAGGAAAATATACTTCGACCGAAGTTGTTGAAGGATTTTCAGGGACAACAACGACTCAAGGATAATCTTGCAGTCTTTGTGCAAGCTGCACGGGAGAGAAAAGAGTCCTTGGATCATACCTTCCTTATCGGCCCCCCTGGACTTGGGAAGACCACCTTGGCAAGTATTATCGCCAACGAGATGGAAGCAGAGATCCGAATGACCAGCGCACCTGCATTGGAGAAACCCAAGGACCTTGCAGGGATTCTGACCAATGTCACCGAGGGATCAATTTTCTTTATCGATGAAATTCATAGGCTCAAACCTGCTCTAGAAGAGATGCTGTATATTGCCATGGAAGATTTTGAGATCGATTGGGTCATCGGCCAAGGACCTGCAGCCCGTACGATGAGAATTCCCCTTCCAAAATTCACCTTGGTAGGTGCTACCACCAAGGCAGGTTCTGTGTCCAGTCCTCTCTCCTCACGATTCGGCATTACCTGTCATATAGAGTTCTACAATGAGAAGGAACTTGCAAATATCATCAGGCGGTCTGCCCAGATTATGGATGTGCATATAGAGGAAGAGGCAATCATTCTCCTGGCACGCTGCAGTAGGGGAACGCCCCGGATAGCCAATCGTCTCTTGAGAAGATTGAGGGATTTTGCTGCAGTTATGGGTGATGGTATTGTCACAACTGCCGTGGTAGACCATGGTATGGAACGACTCGGGATTGATACCAACGGACTTGAGATGCAGGACCGCAACATACTACGGACCATCATCGAATTCTATGATGGGGGGCCTGTAGGGGCCGAAACCTTAAGTATCAGTGTAGGAGAGGCAATAGAATCCCTTGAGGATTTCTATGAACCATACCTGATCCAGAAAGGATACCTGAAACGAACACCTCGTGGCCGTATGACCACTAAACTTGCCTATGAATTGCTGGGAATACCCTGCAAAAGGAATATGGATGACAATCAAGGAATTCTCTTTTGACCTACCACCACACCTGATCGCACAAACACCTGCTGATAA
This sequence is a window from uncultured Sphaerochaeta sp.. Protein-coding genes within it:
- the hemW gene encoding radical SAM family heme chaperone HemW, producing MLTLGASKPKALYLHIPFCTTRCSYCAFYSEPETSWRGFQEKYVSRLEQEITGVVQETGGFETIFIGGGNPGSLTCEQLSRLLVAAKSTQCSEVTIEMNPETFSESYFPLFEKKLVTRVSMGIQSMNDSVLRQLGRNATVEDNLRAIALAKKAHSLYGIDLSFDLMAALPGQSIQMALQDIDTVVSLGDPGHISLYCLTVEEGTELARRVSKRELKVWDDDGQMELLERLWDRLGQLGYEHYEVSNFARNGRYCKHNLVYWNLDTYLGLGSSAASFLQSESHSWHYSQQEALHAFAEGTLFDGYEKEKLDCDQLVEEYLMMALRTNHGIEKRHFKARFSLDFDLLFSKTIANLDPLWYNDTSYLFVLSKVGWMVLDEIVLRLALQIPQPLDRH
- a CDS encoding YebC/PmpR family DNA-binding transcriptional regulator, which encodes MSGHSKWATIKHKKGAADAKRGQKFTKLIKEISVAAKMGGADPDSNARLRTAILKARAENMPKDNIDRAIKKGSGELENSTYYELTYEGYAVGGVALIIDTLTDNKNRTASDVRSTLTKNGGTLGNSGCVSYMFQTKGIITYDSSKYTEEQIFEVALENGADDVTTSDEVIEVITTPSDFANVLEAMQAAGFEQESAEVEKVADQTVTLDTEKARKVLKIIDKLEELDDVQQVSSNLELPDDFEDSDEE
- the ruvC gene encoding crossover junction endodeoxyribonuclease RuvC gives rise to the protein MRILGIDPGYAQTGWGVVESDGQHNRPVSFGVIKTSTSQPDSQRIHFIAKSVGQLAEDHHVDVCAMEDIFFTKNVSSAIPVAKVIGACIHQMGLQELPVKLYSPPTIKSVVTGFGGAEKHQVQEMVRILLGFETIPRPDHAADALAVAICFAVYDFSRIRMKLP
- the ruvA gene encoding Holliday junction branch migration protein RuvA: MINALIGDIVSIEEGTLFLRCGHIEYTLSVSSQTASTLSNLSLEARRGVRIMTVLVHREDSMSLFGFSDADEREAFLQLQTVSGIGSKQALKILSGINVRNLAEALDSGNLKLLSSIPGIGPKTGQKMILALRNVLVLDEDKGRSQGGTRKQAHHPYSDIINALVDMGYDRRLVEETVDKVTENQASELEKMSHHDAEEHLFRLSIKLLG
- the ruvB gene encoding Holliday junction branch migration DNA helicase RuvB, whose product is METNQPDLHELIQNSVTSSSFQEEGDRQENILRPKLLKDFQGQQRLKDNLAVFVQAARERKESLDHTFLIGPPGLGKTTLASIIANEMEAEIRMTSAPALEKPKDLAGILTNVTEGSIFFIDEIHRLKPALEEMLYIAMEDFEIDWVIGQGPAARTMRIPLPKFTLVGATTKAGSVSSPLSSRFGITCHIEFYNEKELANIIRRSAQIMDVHIEEEAIILLARCSRGTPRIANRLLRRLRDFAAVMGDGIVTTAVVDHGMERLGIDTNGLEMQDRNILRTIIEFYDGGPVGAETLSISVGEAIESLEDFYEPYLIQKGYLKRTPRGRMTTKLAYELLGIPCKRNMDDNQGILF